The Motilibacter peucedani region GCGAACGGCACGCCGCGCTCGCTGAGGTGCGCGACGAGCTCGCGCGCTCCGGGCAGCGCGACGACGCTGCTCGCCCGGCGCAGGTACGCCTCGGCGTGCAGCGTCGTCAGCTGGCGCAGGGCGTCGGCGTCGAGGGCGATGCCGGTCTCGCGCTGGAGCGCCTGCAGGAAGAGCCCGCCGCTCATCCCGATGCGCCGGTGGATGCGCCACACCGACAGCGGGATGCCGACCTCGAACAGCGCCTCCTGCCACGCGATCACGTGCTGGTAGACCGAGTCGACCAGCGTGCCGTCGAGGTCGAAGAGCAGCGCCGGCGTCGGGACGGTGAGGGGCTCGATGTCGTCGAAGGCCATGGCCGTCACTGTGGCACAGCGCATCCCGTGCGCAGCAGGGGCGAGGCGGTCGCTCAGGCCTGGTGGTAGGAGTGCTCCTTCTTGCCCTTGTAGTCGTAGCAGGTGTCCCCGGCCACGTCGCTCGGTACGCGGTAGCGGCGCAGCACCGCGCAGTCGAGGGAGTCCTGGGTGCCGTAGACCTCCTTCCAGGTGCCGTCGACCTGCGCCCAGAGCGCCTCGTAGCCGCCGCACGCGTTGACGCCGCCGATCGCGAAGCCGTCGGTGCGCAGCGTCTGGACGGTCACCCCCACCGCCGCGCCCGGGCACTTCTCCTCGGCCTGGAGCTGCTCCACCGTGCGGGCGACGAACCGCTTGAACGACTCGGGCGCCCCGCGCAGCTCGGACACGTCGGCCGGGTCGTCGATCTCGACCCCCACCGACTCGCCGCCGGCGTAGGGGATCAGCCTCGCTGCCGAGCTCGCGCTCGGCGAGGGGGTCGTCGCCTCGGTGGGCGTGGGCGTGGGTGTGGTCGCCCCGGTGGGTGCGGGCGCCCCGGTGGGTGCGGGCGCCCCGGTGGGTGTCGGTGCGAGCGTCGGTGTCGGTGCGGGCGTCGACGTGGGTGTGGGTGCGGGCGTGGGCGTCGGCGTCGAGGCAGGTGCCGGCGCCGCGCTCGACGCGGTGGGGGCGGGGGCCGGGGGCGGGCCGGCCGACGGCGACGAGCTGGCGCCGCAGCCGCCCAGCGCGAGCACCAGCCCGGCGGCGCAGACGGACAGACCGGTGCGGGGGAGAGCTCTCATGCCTGGTTGATGCCCCGGGCCACCGACGGGGTTGCACGTGCTGGCGACGTCGTCCGGCGCCGTGCCTGGTCGGGCAGCCGCGGGGGTCGCACTAGGCGCGTCGACGGGCCCGCAGCACGAGGTCCTGCACGTGGTGCGCGCCGGAGCCCCCCGAGACCACCCGCGGGCGGCGCTCGTCGACCTCGACCACCCACTCCTCGCCCAGCACGCCCGCGACGTCGGCGGGCAGCGCGTACAGCTCGGGGTCGAACCCGCCGTCGTGCCCGTGCCCGTGGTCGTGGGAGTGCTCGATGTCGTGGTGCACGACGAGCAGGGTGCCGCCCGGCGCGACGAGGTCGGCCAGCGCGCGCTCGGCGACGGCGCCAGGGGTCTTGAGCAGCACCGCGTACTGCGCCGACACCAGCTCGAACCCGCCCGCCGGGAGGCCCGCCTCGACCAGGCCGGCGTGGACCCACTCGACCTCGACGCCGGCCTCCTCGGCGTGGCGGCGGGCGCGCTCGAGGGCGATGCCCGAGACGTCGAGCGCGGTGACCTGCCAGCCGCGGCGGGCCAGCCAGACCGCGTCGGCTCCCTCGCCGCAGCCGACGTCGAGCGCGCGTCCCGGCGCGAGGTCGGAGACCTCGGCGACGAGGGCGCCGTTGGGCTCGCCGCTCCACACGCGCTCGGCCGCGCTGTAGCGCTCGTCCCACTCGGCGGCGTCGGGGGTCCGGTCCGTGCTGCTGGTGCTGGGGTTCGTCATGCTCCGGAGTCTCGGGCCGGGGACGGCGGAGCGCCAAGCGTTGTTGCCGTTCCAGCAACGTACGCGTCGGCCGCCGCCGGCGGACGGACCGTCCGATCCGTCCCACCGCCCCCGGCGCGCCTCGCGTCCGCGGCGGGCAGCGCTTCGTAGCATCGAGCCCGCACGGACGACTGCACGACGACGGGGTGGGGTGGGGCGAGGATGAGCGTCGCTGCCGCCGACCGACCCCGCCGCACAGCCCGCGGCAGCGCGGTCACCCGCCAGCTGCGCGCCCTGCTCGACAGGCCCAACGCGCCCTACCTGATCATCCTCGGCAGCGCCGGGCTGCTGGTCGTGCTCGGCCTGGTGATGGTGCTCTCGGCCTCGAGCGTCGAGTCCTACCGCACCACCGGCTCGTCGTTCTCCTACTGGCGCAAGCAGGCGGTGTTCTTCGCGATCGGCGTGCCGGTCCTGTTCTTCTGCTCCCGGCTGCCGGTCAAGGTGTGGCGGGCGCTGGCCTACCCGGCGCTGATCTTCTCGGGCGTGATGCTCGCCCTCGTGCAGGTCGCGGGCGACGCCGCCGTCAACGGCAACCGCAACTGGATCACCGTGGGCGGCGTGCAGATCCAGCCCAGCGAGGCGGCCAAGCTGGCGCTCGTGCTCTGGGGCGCCGACCTGCTGGCGCGCAAGCACGCGCTGCTCGACCAGTGGAAGCACCTGCTCGTGCCGCTGCTGCCGGTCAGCGGCTGCATCCTGCTGTTCGTCCTGCTGGGCAACGACCTCGGCACGGCGCTCGTGCTGATGATGCTCGTGCTCTCGCTGCTGTTCTTCGCCGGTGCGCCCTTCCGGCTGTTCGTCGCCGTGCTCGGTGCGGGCGGGGTCATGGCCGCGATGCTCGCCTCGACCAAGAGCAACCGCGTGGCCCGCCTGACCAGCTGGCTGTCGCCGAGCGCCGACCAGGCCGGATACGCCTACCAGGCGCTGCACGGCCGGCTCGCCCTCGGCACGGGGGGCTTCCTCGGCGTGGGGCTGGGCGCGTCCCGCGAGAAGTGGGGCACCCTGCCCGAGGCCCACAACGACTTCATCTTCGCGATCATCGGCGAGGAGCTCGGCCTGCTGGGCAGCCTGGTGGTCGTCTCGCTGTTCGGCGCCCTCTGCTACGGCGGCTACCAGGTCGCGCTGCGCTCGAGCGGTCGCTTCGAGCACCTGGCGGCAGCCGCGGTCACCACGTGGCTGGCGGCCCAGACGGTCATCAACATCGGCGCCGTCATCGGGCTCATGCCGGTCATCGGGCTGCCCCTGCCGCTGGTCTCGGCGGGCGGCTCGGCGCTGCTCTCGACGATGGCGGCGATCGGCCTCCTGCTCAGCCTCGCCCGCAGCAACGCGCGCGCCGAGCGCGCCGCCGCGGTCTGACATGCACGTCGTCCTCGCCGGCGGTGGCACCGCTGGCCACGTCGAGCCCGCCCTCGCGCTCGCCGACGCCCTGCGCCGGGCCGACCCGGCCGTCGGCATCACGGCGCTGGGCACCAGCCGGGGGCTCGAGGCCCGGCTGGTGCCCGAGCGGGGCTACGACCTGGCGCTCATCCCGCCGGTGCCCGTGCCCCGCCGGCCGTCGCCCGAGCTGCTCCGCCTGCCGCTGCGCGTCGTCTCGGCGGTGCGCGAGACCTCAGCAGTCCTCTCCCGCGTCGGCGCCGACGTGGTGGTGGGTTTCGGCGGCTACGTCTCAGCTCCCGCCTATCTGGCGGGACGACGCCACGGCGTGCCCCTCGTGGTCCACGAGGCGAACGTGCGACCGGGGCTCGCCAACCGCCTCGGCGCCCGGCTGACACCGCACGTGGCGAGCGCCTGGCCCGCCAGCCCCCTGCACGGCGCCACCTACGTCGGCATGCCCCTGCGGCGCTCGGTCTCGACGCTCGACCGCGCCGCCCGCCGGGCCGAGGCGCGGGCCCACTTCGGTCTCGACCCCGACCTGCCCTGCCTGCTGGTCTTCGGTGGTTCGCAGGGCGCGCGCACGCTCAACGAGGCGGCGTCCGGTGCCTCCGCCGCCCTCGGGGCAGCGGGCGTGCAGGTGCTGCACGGCGTCGGCCGCGGCAAGTCGGTCGAGGTGGCGTCACCGGCGCCCTACGTCGTGCGTGACTACCTCGACCGCATGGACCTCGCCTACGCCGCGGCCGACCTGGCCCTGTGCCGCTCGGGCGCCAGCACGTGCTCCGAGCTGGCCGCGGTCGGCCTGCCGGCGGTCTACGTCCCCTTCCCGCACGGCAACGGCGAGCAGCGGCTCAACGCCCAGCCCGTCGTCGAGGCGGGCGGCGGCCTGCTGGTCGACGACGCGACGTGCACGGCTGAGTGGGTCGCCGCGAACCTCGCCCCGCTGGCCGCCGACGCCGCCCGGCTGGCCACGATGTCTGCAGCGGCCGCGCGGTTCGGGCGTCGCGACGCCGACGACCGGCTGGCGGCCATGGTGCTCGCCGCCGCCGCACCAGCCCACCGAGCAGGAGGACGATCGTGAGCGCGGTCCCCGCCCCCGACCCCGTGCCGCCGGCCGACGCCCTGGGCCGCGTGCACTTCGTCGGCATCGGGGGCGCCGGCATGTCGGGCATCGCGCGCATCCTGCTGGCGCGGGGAGCCACCGTCTCGGGCAGCGACGCCCGCGACAGCCGAGCCCTGGCCGCCCTGCGCGCCCTGGGGGCGACCACCTTCGTCGGCCACGCGGCCGAGCACGTCGCCGGGGCCGACACGGTCGTGGTCTCGAGCGCGATCCGGCCCGAGAACCCTGAGCTGGTCGAGGCCCGCGCCCGCGGGCTCCTCGTCCTGCCGCGCGCCGCGGCCCTGGCGGCGGTGATGGCCGGGCGTCGGGCGATCGCCGTCGCCGGCACCCACGGCAAGACCACGACGACCTCGATGCTCACCGTGGCGCTGCAGCACTGCGGCGCCGACCCGTCGTTCGCGATCGGCGGCAGCCTCAACGAGTCCGGCGCCAACGCCCACAACGGCTCCGGCGACCTGTTCGTCGCCGAGGCCGACGAGAGCGACGGCTCGTTCCTCATCTACACGCCTGCTGCGGCGATCGTCACCAACGTCGAGCCCGACCACCTCGACCACTACGTCACGGGCGAGGCGGTCGACGAGGCGTTCGTGCAGTTCACCCGACGAGTGGTGCCAGGTGGCTTGCTCGTCACCTGCGCCGACGACCCGGGCGCGGTGCGCCTGGCGCAGCGGGCGCGCGCCGAGGGCGTGGAGGTCCGCACCTACGGCGAGTCGGAGGCCGCAGACGTACGCCTCGAGTCGCTCGTCGTCGCGGGCGCCGGCTCCAGCGCGCGGGCGGTGGCCGACGGCTCCCGCGTCGGCGAGCTCACGCTGCGGGTGCCGGGACGGCACAACGCGCTCAACGCGGCCGCGGCGCTGACCATGGCCACCGGGCTCGGCTT contains the following coding sequences:
- a CDS encoding HAD family hydrolase, which codes for MAFDDIEPLTVPTPALLFDLDGTLVDSVYQHVIAWQEALFEVGIPLSVWRIHRRIGMSGGLFLQALQRETGIALDADALRQLTTLHAEAYLRRASSVVALPGARELVAHLSERGVPFAIATSGARRTAASALDMLGVPEDVPVITRDLVERAKPDPHLFLAAARQLDVPPQQCFVVGDSVWDLLAAQRAGSLGVGLLSGGYGREELQAAGAYRVYNDPADLLAHLEEVGVRPAL
- a CDS encoding class I SAM-dependent methyltransferase codes for the protein MTNPSTSSTDRTPDAAEWDERYSAAERVWSGEPNGALVAEVSDLAPGRALDVGCGEGADAVWLARRGWQVTALDVSGIALERARRHAEEAGVEVEWVHAGLVEAGLPAGGFELVSAQYAVLLKTPGAVAERALADLVAPGGTLLVVHHDIEHSHDHGHGHDGGFDPELYALPADVAGVLGEEWVVEVDERRPRVVSGGSGAHHVQDLVLRARRRA
- the ftsW gene encoding putative lipid II flippase FtsW, with amino-acid sequence MSVAAADRPRRTARGSAVTRQLRALLDRPNAPYLIILGSAGLLVVLGLVMVLSASSVESYRTTGSSFSYWRKQAVFFAIGVPVLFFCSRLPVKVWRALAYPALIFSGVMLALVQVAGDAAVNGNRNWITVGGVQIQPSEAAKLALVLWGADLLARKHALLDQWKHLLVPLLPVSGCILLFVLLGNDLGTALVLMMLVLSLLFFAGAPFRLFVAVLGAGGVMAAMLASTKSNRVARLTSWLSPSADQAGYAYQALHGRLALGTGGFLGVGLGASREKWGTLPEAHNDFIFAIIGEELGLLGSLVVVSLFGALCYGGYQVALRSSGRFEHLAAAAVTTWLAAQTVINIGAVIGLMPVIGLPLPLVSAGGSALLSTMAAIGLLLSLARSNARAERAAAV
- the murG gene encoding undecaprenyldiphospho-muramoylpentapeptide beta-N-acetylglucosaminyltransferase yields the protein MHVVLAGGGTAGHVEPALALADALRRADPAVGITALGTSRGLEARLVPERGYDLALIPPVPVPRRPSPELLRLPLRVVSAVRETSAVLSRVGADVVVGFGGYVSAPAYLAGRRHGVPLVVHEANVRPGLANRLGARLTPHVASAWPASPLHGATYVGMPLRRSVSTLDRAARRAEARAHFGLDPDLPCLLVFGGSQGARTLNEAASGASAALGAAGVQVLHGVGRGKSVEVASPAPYVVRDYLDRMDLAYAAADLALCRSGASTCSELAAVGLPAVYVPFPHGNGEQRLNAQPVVEAGGGLLVDDATCTAEWVAANLAPLAADAARLATMSAAAARFGRRDADDRLAAMVLAAAAPAHRAGGRS
- the murC gene encoding UDP-N-acetylmuramate--L-alanine ligase; translation: MSAVPAPDPVPPADALGRVHFVGIGGAGMSGIARILLARGATVSGSDARDSRALAALRALGATTFVGHAAEHVAGADTVVVSSAIRPENPELVEARARGLLVLPRAAALAAVMAGRRAIAVAGTHGKTTTTSMLTVALQHCGADPSFAIGGSLNESGANAHNGSGDLFVAEADESDGSFLIYTPAAAIVTNVEPDHLDHYVTGEAVDEAFVQFTRRVVPGGLLVTCADDPGAVRLAQRARAEGVEVRTYGESEAADVRLESLVVAGAGSSARAVADGSRVGELTLRVPGRHNALNAAAALTMATGLGFAAEQVLEGLGRFTGTRRRFEAKGTAGGVRVYDDYAHHPTEVEATLRAARSVAHGGRVVVAFQPHRYSRTAAFSDEFGRSLAFADEVVVMDVYAAGEDPLPGATGEAVAAAVPLAPGSVHYEPSWSAVAGRLAAAARPGDIVLTLGAGDVTMIGPEVLALLAERA